One segment of Natranaeroarchaeum aerophilus DNA contains the following:
- a CDS encoding transcription initiation factor IIB, with translation MTEQNTRTRTRSRAAEQEQETEDEGLACPECSGQLINDEEHGETVCNDCGLVVEEDSVDRGPEWRAFDAQEKNQKSRVGAPTTNTMHDKGLSTNIDWRDKDAYGNSLGSRQREKMQRLRKWNERFRTRDSKERNLKQALGEIDRMASALGLPSNVRETASVIYRRALNEDLLPGRSIEGVSTACVYAAARQAGVPRSLDEIAEVSRVEKNEVARTYRYVVRELGLEVQPADPESYVPRFASGLGLSDESEHRARKLLQNAKEKGVHSGKSPVGLAAAAVYAAALLTNEKTTQAAVSEVADISEVTIRNRYHELLEAEESLGLA, from the coding sequence ATGACAGAACAAAACACCCGAACGCGAACCCGATCGAGAGCAGCAGAGCAAGAACAGGAAACCGAAGACGAGGGACTCGCCTGTCCCGAGTGCAGCGGCCAGCTGATCAACGACGAGGAACACGGGGAAACCGTCTGTAACGACTGTGGGCTTGTGGTCGAGGAGGACTCGGTCGACCGCGGCCCCGAGTGGCGCGCGTTCGACGCCCAGGAGAAAAACCAGAAGTCCCGCGTCGGTGCACCGACGACGAACACGATGCACGACAAGGGGCTGTCGACGAACATCGACTGGCGCGACAAGGACGCCTACGGGAACTCGCTTGGCTCCCGCCAGCGCGAGAAGATGCAGCGCCTGCGCAAGTGGAACGAGCGGTTCCGTACCCGCGACAGCAAGGAGCGCAACCTCAAGCAGGCCCTCGGTGAGATCGACCGGATGGCGTCGGCCCTTGGTCTGCCGAGCAACGTCCGCGAGACGGCAAGCGTCATCTACCGCCGCGCGCTCAACGAGGACCTCCTCCCGGGACGTTCGATCGAAGGCGTCTCGACGGCCTGTGTGTACGCCGCCGCGCGACAGGCAGGCGTCCCCCGCAGTCTCGACGAGATTGCGGAAGTGAGCCGCGTCGAGAAAAACGAGGTCGCCCGCACCTACCGTTACGTGGTCCGCGAGCTCGGCCTCGAAGTCCAGCCTGCAGATCCCGAAAGCTACGTCCCCCGCTTCGCGTCGGGACTCGGCCTCTCCGACGAGTCCGAGCACCGCGCCCGCAAACTCCTCCAGAACGCCAAGGAGAAAGGCGTCCACAGCGGCAAGTCGCCGGTCGGCCTCGCCGCCGCTGCGGTCTACGCCGCCGCTCTCCTGACCAACGAGAAGACGACCCAGGCCGCGGTCAGCGAAGTCGCGGATATCTCCGAAGTGACGATCCGCAACCGCTATCACGAGCTCCTCGAAGCCGAGGAGAGCCTCGGTCTCGCCTGA